One stretch of Passer domesticus isolate bPasDom1 chromosome 2, bPasDom1.hap1, whole genome shotgun sequence DNA includes these proteins:
- the ATP6AP2 gene encoding renin receptor has product MADMARALALAALLAAACVTGVCAGEFSVLRAPQSVAFRNGSWPIPGERIPDVAALTMGFSVEEELPWPGLGVGDLFHRPQATVLVTVKGVDRLPVKGFSYPIENAVPFSLDSVANAIHTLFSEETPVVLQLAPSEERVYMVGKANAVFEDLSVTLRQLRTRLFQDSSILSSLPLNSLSRNNEVDLLFLSELQVLHDIASLLSRHKHLAKDHSPDLYSLELSGLEEVGKRYGEDSQQFKDASQILVDSLQKFADEMFNLYGGNAVVEVVAVKEFNSPLSRKTRSILQASQSKNENPYNLAYPYNYDYSVIFNIVLWMMIGLALAVIVISYNLWNMDPGYDSIIYRMTNQKIRMD; this is encoded by the exons gcGGCGGCCTGTGTGACCG GGGTGTGTGCTGGGGAGTTCAGCGTGCTGCGAGCCCCTCAGTCGGTCGCTTTCCGAAATGGAAGTTGGCCCATCCCGGGCGAGCGGATCCCCGACGTGGCTGCTCTCACCATGGGCTTTTCTGTTGAAGAA gagctgccctggcctgggctgggcgtGGGTGATCTGTTTCACCGGCCGCAGGCCACGGTGCTGGTGACGGTGAAGGGCGTGGACAGGCTGCCTGTGAAAGGGTTCTCTTACCCCATTGAGAAC GCTGTTCCTTTCAGTCTGGACAGTGTTGCAAATGCCATCCATACTCTGTTTTCTGAGGAGACGCCCGTGGTGTTGCAGCTGGCCCCCAGTGAGGAA agggtGTACATGGTGGGCAAGGCCAACGCCGTGTTCGAGGATCTCTCTGTCACGCTGCGCCAGCTGCGCACCCGCCTCTTCCAGGacagctccatcctcagctccctgCCTCTCAACTCCCTCAGCAGGAACAACGAG GTTGACTTGCTTTTTCTGTCAGAACTTCAAGTCCTACATGATATTGCAAGCCTG CTGTCTCGACACAAGCACTTAGCCAAAGATCACTCTCCAGACCTTTATTCCCTGGAACTGTCTGGTTTGGAAGAGGTTGGGAAGCGATATGGGGAAGACTCTCAGCAGTTCAAGGATGCTTCTCAAATTCTTGTAGACTCTTTGCAAAAG tttgcaGATGAGATGTTTAATCTGTATGGTGGGAATGCAGTAGTAGAAGTGGTGGCTGTGAAGGAGTTTAACTCTCCCCTCTCAAGGAAGACTCGCTCAATTCTCCAGGCTTCACAG agtaaaaatgaaaatccaTATAACCTTGCCTACCCATACAACTACGACTACTCTGTAATCTTCAACATTGTCCTGTGGATGATGATAGGCCTTGCTTTAGCTGTGATAGTCATCTCCTACAACCTCTGGAACATGGATCCTGGCTATGACAGCATTATTTATAGGATGACAAATCAGAAGATAAGAATGGATTGA